The genome window CGGGCGTCGGCGGCCAGTTCGTCCTCGTAGAGTTCGGCAAAATCGACGACATGCTCGAACTGACGGATAAAATCGAGGGAGCAGGGTTTGCCCATGATCAGAATCTGGGCCGCATTGGGATTGCGCTCGCCGGTACCGATGACCACCGGCTCGTCCAGGCAGTCGACGGCGCCGTTGTCATAGGCATGCGGGACAAAAGAGCCCTTCTGCCAGGTCCACATGAAGCGGTCGAGAGTGACTCCCTGATTGTCGTCCTGGACCGTAATCAGGACCCGCTT of Desulfuromonadales bacterium contains these proteins:
- a CDS encoding DNA polymerase III subunit chi yields the protein MSRVEFIKLRKPEKARHLCELADEYFRGGKRVLITVQDDNQGVTLDRFMWTWQKGSFVPHAYDNGAVDCLDEPVVIGTGERNPNAAQILIMGKPCSLDFIRQFEHVVDFAELYEDELAADARRRFARYREAGLDPRMRQ